The Glutamicibacter mishrai DNA window TGCCAGCCACGTCGGCGGCCAGGCGGGCCGCGTTCAGGGTGCGGATATGTTGTTGAGTTGGGATCAGCACCTTGCCGCCGAGGTGGCCGCACTTCTTTTCGCTGGCCAGCTGGTCTTCCCAGTGGACGCCTGAGGCGCCGGCCGCAATCATGGATTTCATCAGCTCGTACGCGTTCAGCGGGCCGCCAAAGCCGGCTTCTGCGTCAGCGACGATCGGGACCATCCAGTCTTCGACGCTCTGGATGCCTTCGGAGAATTCGATCTGGTCGGCACGCTGCAACGCGTTGTTGATGCGGCGGACAACCTGCGGAACCGAGTTGGCCGGGTAGAGCGACTGGTCCGGGTAGGTCTGGCCCGAAAGGTTGGCATCTGCTGCAACCTGCCAGCCTGAGAGGTAGATGGCCCGCAGTCCGGCCTTGACCTGCTGCACTGCCTGGTTGCCGGTCAGTGCGCCCAGTGCGTTGGTGTAGCCGCCGGTCGGGGTTTCCTCGGTGAGCTGCTTCCACAGCTTCTGCGAACCGCGCTTGGCCAGGGTGTGTTCTTCCTGGACTCGTCCCTGCAGCTTCACGACGTCGGCGGCAGTGTAATCACGAGTGACACCGCTCCAGCGAGGGTTGTTCTCCCAGTCGGTTTCGATAGCTGCGATGCGGTTGTCGATCGAGGTTTCGTTGGTGTTCTCGGTAGTCATTGCCTTGGCTCCTTCGCGCAAGTTCCGGGTTCATGTTGATCGCTAGGTGATCGTGTGAACTTCTTCGTGGGAACTACTTTTCCTCAAACGCAAGAGCCGAAATAGAGGTTTTCCAGATTAAGATCTTCACTTCTTCTCGAAAATGAAAGATTTGCGATTCTTGGGCTGAAAGTGAGCCAAAGCGCTAAAAACTGACGTGGGTGAGCAAAATTACGGAGAAGAATTGTGAAAATTTAGCAGTCCCCCCACGATTGCGGGAGCGCGAGCGCGATCGAAGTCTCCAGACGGGCAGGGTGCCGCCCTGATTTGATATGGGAATTAACCGATGGGAAGCAGGGCTTTGGCTACGACAAGGCAGGGCCGCAAGGTTCAAAAGCGTGAAGCGCTGAGTAGCAAGACTTCTAGATGCCCTCAGGTGATGGGTGCATGGAAATGAGCTATTGAGCGTGTAAGTGGGGCGCCTGAAAAAGGAAACTGACTCGAAAAATCTTCGTTTCTTGATTACGGGGACCAGCTGCGTGTTTAGGCCCCTGGCTGGCTAAACCAAGTCGAAGGAAACGACAGCCATGACGCCGCGACCGGAAATGCGAGGTTCCCGGCCATCCGAACCGGCGACGGTATCGCGCACGTTCACGGGCTGCTGGTCTTCACCGAGGAGCAAGGCCGCTGAACCTTGCAGCAGGATGCCGAGCTGGCCATCAAAGAGGTACTGCTCGCGCTTCTTGGACAGCTCGACAATGCGCACGGTAGGGCGGACCTTCTGCGGATCTGCGGCAACATATACGGTGAGCAATTCTTCGGTGGGCTGGCTGGCCTCGACCGGAGCATCGGTGGTGAACTTCAGCGGGCGGAGAGGTTCCAGGCCGTGCTGTTCGCCGTCGACGGTGAGCTCGACAAAATCCCCGGCCACCAAGGTAATGACCTGGGCAGGGAGCGCGGGGGAGAAGGATGCTTCCTTCTCGATGGAGCGAATGGATACCTGCCAAGTTGCTTCGGCTTCGGAACTGCGCTGCAAGGTCCCGTCATCGGCAAGGGTTCCTGCGGCGATGAGCCGGACCTGTCCCAGTTCCCACTGCTTCTTGGCGCTCTTGGACAGCCCAAGGATGGACTCGGGGGCAAAAGTGGCCTGTGCTTCGCTCATGATTCGAGTCTACTTGCCTGCGATCATGCGTAACTGATCCACCAGTTGTGTCGTGGGCACCGATGCATCGAGTACCAGCCAACCATGCAGTTTCGCCAGGCGAAGATATTCAGCTCGTGCTGTCTGAAGGTACTCCAAGGGTTCCTCATCTTCCGCTCTTGCATTGATGCGTTCGAAAGCGAGCAGCGGCTCAACATCGAGAAGAATGACGGTTGTATTTTCGGTGCATTTGCGCGCGAGCCACGGCAGCAGCAAGCCTGGCTTATGGCCTCGGACATGGCGAAGAACAAGCTGGCAATACAGGTGGCGATCCATCACCGTCAGACCCGGGGCGTGCGCTGCGGCCAAGGAATTCCGAACGACATTAAAGATCCGCACGGTCGTCTCGATCAGTTCCTGAAGGACGCGAGGGATGCGGATTCCGGAGTTCAAAGAGAAGTTATTGAGCCAACGCCGGCCAGCAGCATTGGCGAGACTGCGTGCCGGGATCTGCTCATTATGCAATTCCTGCACCAAGGTGGCGATGGCGGTGCTTTTGCCTGCCCCGTCGATACCCATGACAACGAAGGTCCTCGGGGGATCGTGGGCAGAGTTTTTCGCGGAGAGGACTTTTTCTGCGATGGCGGTCATGGTGCTCCTTGGCGTTGGCCGGTTTCCTATTTCAACGAGCAACAGCCGCGCATGATTCCGCTGGCCCGCTGTGCATTCGGTATGAATGGCGCAAACCCGAGACGAATAGAAGAACTGAAAATATTTCACTCTGCGAGGCGCTTGATGTTGGGGTAAAAACATCTTTTAGGGTCGGTTTCTGGAAAAGTTCCTCATTCTTCACCTAGTCTGGGTATGTGACTGCAACCACATGGAACCGCGCAATGAAGCCGGAAAATGGCAATAGCTCCGGCGAAACCCCGGAGATGGATGCCATTGCCCTGGGGCGAAGGATTCGTTTCCTGCGCAAAAGCAAACAGATGACACTCGACGATATTTCGGCCTTGGTCGATACCGCGCCGAGCCAGCTTTCGCTGATTGAAAACGGCAAGCGCGAGCCGAAGCTGTCCCTGCTCAAAGCGTTGGCAGGCGCCTTCGAAGTAGGCGTGGATGACCTGCTGGGCAACGAACCGCCCTCACGCAGAGCAGCCCTGGAAATTGAATTGGAGCGCGCCCAGCGCGGCCCGCTCTACGAGTCGTTGGGACTGCCGACCGTACGCGTGGGCACCCGTCTTCCAATGGACGTGCTCGAGTCCTTGGTAGGACTGCAGCACGAACTCGAACGCCGGTTGAACGAACAGGCGGCTACTCCTGAAGAAGCCCGCCGGGCCAATACCGCCTTGCGCCACGAGATGCGAAGCCGCAACAACTACTACAAAGAGATCGAGCAGGAAGCTTCCAAGGTCCTTTCTGCTGTCGGCCACGATTCAGGACCACTGTCTCATCACCGTGCCGCCGATATCGCTGAACACCTCGGCTTCAGCCTGCGCTTCGTCGGGAACCTGCCGCATTCCACGCGCTCGGTGACCGACCTGAAAAACATGCGCATTTACCTGACGCAGGCCAACCGGACCGAGCATGACCCGCGGTCGGTGCTGTTGCAGGCATTGGGTCATCACGTGCTCGGACATAAGCCGCCGACCGATTACTCTGATTTCCTCTCCCAACGCGTAGCAACAAACTATTTTGCTGCGGCGCTGATGATGCCGGAGAAATCGACCGTCGAATATCTGCGCCGGGCCAAGAGCAACCGGGAGCTGGCCATCGAGGACCTGCGTGATGCCTTCGCCGTGTCCTATGAATCGGCGGCGCACCGCTTCACCAACCTGGCCACCGAGCATTTGGGAATGACCTGCCACTTCCAGAAAGTGCATGAGTCGGGCATTTTGCATAAGGCGTATGAAAATGATCGGGTGAATTTCCCGGCGGATCACACCGGAGCCATCGAAGGGCAGACGATCTGCCGCTATTGGACCAGCCGCGTCGTCTTTGAGCAGATGGACAAATTCCGATCATTTGAGCAGTACACCGATACCGTCAATGGCACCTACTGGTGCACGGCCCGCACCGAGCGGCACTCTTCAGGACTGTACTCGTTGTCCATCGGGGTTCCCTTTGAGCATGTGAAATGGTTCCGCGGCCGCGATACCAAAGAACGGTGCCAGTCCACCTGCCCGGATGAAAACTGCTGCCGCCGTCCGCCAGCGGACCTATCGGATCAGTGGTTTGGCAACGCCTGGCCAGCAACCCGCGCCAATACGCATCTGCTGGCTGCCATGCCTACCGGTGCCTTCCCTGGCGTAGATGAAACCGAGGTTTATAGCTTCTTGCAACGCCAGGAAGACTGAGGCCGCGCAGTTATCCCAGATGCTCAAGCGGGTATGACTGGAACTAGGGCTGGGAACATTGCTTGGCGATAAAACCAGCGGTAGCCTCAGCCAGCCATGCACCGTTTTGCGCCACGGTCCGTTGGGAGCGGGCTACCTTGAAGGAATGGTTGCCGCCTTCAAACCAGGCAAGTTCTGAAGAGCCGTTGAGCTTTGCAACGACAGCTTCCATCTTTTCGGGGTTTGCGAAGGGATCTTTGGTGCCTTCCAAAAACAACATTGGAAGCGTCAACGGGTAGAGGTGCTCATCGCGAAGCTTGTCTTCCTTCTTGGGTGCGTGCAGCGGATAGCCCAGGAAGATCAGCGCCTGCGCAGACATTCCATCGGCGATGGCCAGCGATGCCATGCGTCCGCCAAACGACTTCCCAGCAACAACGATGGGCAGGCCGTCGGCGAGATGTTCTTCTGCCCAAGCGCGAACCTGGTGCCAGACCGCAATCGCCGTGGGTGCCTTGTCCGGGAATTTCTTGCCTGCGTCCATGTAAGGAAAATTGAAGCTCAGGACGCTGATCCCCAGATCCGCGACAGCTTGGGCGTAGCCGGTCATGAAGTCATGATCTTTGCCTGCGCCGGAACCGTGAGCCAGGATCATCATCGCGCTCGCTTGCTCTGCAGGTGACCACAGTGCGCTGAGCTGGGAATCATTAAATGGAATCATCAGTTCTTGCGTCATGGATTCAAGCCTAGAGCGTGTCCTCCATGCTGAGGGAATCGCTGGCGACTATGGGATCTGCTTATTGCATCCATTCTTCGCGTAAGGCGGTGCCTGTATCTTCGCCGTCCCTGGCAATGACGGTCAGCTTTTCAACTTGTTCTCCGACAGCTGCTTTGTCGTTGATCTTGATGATCATGTTTCCTGAGACAAAACTTGATGCTGGCATATCGTAGGTTCCGTCCATCCATGGACCGTCTTTGATCGTGACGACAAGTTCGCCAAATGCAGGCGAGGTTACCTTATCCACGTACGCGTGTGGATCAGAAGGAAGACAGTTGCGGTACACCTCCAACGTCGTGATTTCTGCATGGCACATGGATTCGTAAACATCATTCATGCCCGATAACCATTGTGCGTATTTTTCTTTGGCCCAGGCTTTGCGATCGTTGGGGTCTGCGCCGGTTCGAGCACGGGTGTAGGTTCCTGAATTTTTGCCATCCTCGGTCGCGAAAGTGACGCTCTCCAGCTCAGGCGACTTCTCACCCACG harbors:
- a CDS encoding helix-turn-helix transcriptional regulator, which translates into the protein MKPENGNSSGETPEMDAIALGRRIRFLRKSKQMTLDDISALVDTAPSQLSLIENGKREPKLSLLKALAGAFEVGVDDLLGNEPPSRRAALEIELERAQRGPLYESLGLPTVRVGTRLPMDVLESLVGLQHELERRLNEQAATPEEARRANTALRHEMRSRNNYYKEIEQEASKVLSAVGHDSGPLSHHRAADIAEHLGFSLRFVGNLPHSTRSVTDLKNMRIYLTQANRTEHDPRSVLLQALGHHVLGHKPPTDYSDFLSQRVATNYFAAALMMPEKSTVEYLRRAKSNRELAIEDLRDAFAVSYESAAHRFTNLATEHLGMTCHFQKVHESGILHKAYENDRVNFPADHTGAIEGQTICRYWTSRVVFEQMDKFRSFEQYTDTVNGTYWCTARTERHSSGLYSLSIGVPFEHVKWFRGRDTKERCQSTCPDENCCRRPPADLSDQWFGNAWPATRANTHLLAAMPTGAFPGVDETEVYSFLQRQED
- the aceA gene encoding isocitrate lyase, whose product is MTTENTNETSIDNRIAAIETDWENNPRWSGVTRDYTAADVVKLQGRVQEEHTLAKRGSQKLWKQLTEETPTGGYTNALGALTGNQAVQQVKAGLRAIYLSGWQVAADANLSGQTYPDQSLYPANSVPQVVRRINNALQRADQIEFSEGIQSVEDWMVPIVADAEAGFGGPLNAYELMKSMIAAGASGVHWEDQLASEKKCGHLGGKVLIPTQQHIRTLNAARLAADVAGTPSVVIARTDAEAATLITSDVDERDQQFITGERTPEGFYKVTNGIEPCIARAKAYAPYSDLIWMETGTPDLELARKFAEAVKKDFPDQMLSYNCSPSFNWKKHLDDATIAKFQRELGAMGFSFQFITLAGFHALNHSMFDLAAGYAKDGMSAYVELQEREFASEAAGYTATKHQREVGTGYFDAISTALNPNASTLALVGSTEEGQFH
- a CDS encoding thymidylate kinase is translated as MTAIAEKVLSAKNSAHDPPRTFVVMGIDGAGKSTAIATLVQELHNEQIPARSLANAAGRRWLNNFSLNSGIRIPRVLQELIETTVRIFNVVRNSLAAAHAPGLTVMDRHLYCQLVLRHVRGHKPGLLLPWLARKCTENTTVILLDVEPLLAFERINARAEDEEPLEYLQTARAEYLRLAKLHGWLVLDASVPTTQLVDQLRMIAGK
- a CDS encoding HutD family protein, whose amino-acid sequence is MSEAQATFAPESILGLSKSAKKQWELGQVRLIAAGTLADDGTLQRSSEAEATWQVSIRSIEKEASFSPALPAQVITLVAGDFVELTVDGEQHGLEPLRPLKFTTDAPVEASQPTEELLTVYVAADPQKVRPTVRIVELSKKREQYLFDGQLGILLQGSAALLLGEDQQPVNVRDTVAGSDGREPRISGRGVMAVVSFDLV
- a CDS encoding alpha/beta family hydrolase gives rise to the protein MTQELMIPFNDSQLSALWSPAEQASAMMILAHGSGAGKDHDFMTGYAQAVADLGISVLSFNFPYMDAGKKFPDKAPTAIAVWHQVRAWAEEHLADGLPIVVAGKSFGGRMASLAIADGMSAQALIFLGYPLHAPKKEDKLRDEHLYPLTLPMLFLEGTKDPFANPEKMEAVVAKLNGSSELAWFEGGNHSFKVARSQRTVAQNGAWLAEATAGFIAKQCSQP